A DNA window from Aminipila luticellarii contains the following coding sequences:
- the dut gene encoding dUTP diphosphatase — translation MIINIKKLTDTATIPTRGSSYAAGYDLYADLQESVELNAHETKVIPTGIAVEIPAGYFGGVFARSGLSLKEMLRPGNCTGVIDEDYTGEIGCIMHNDSEEKRIITPQERIAQLVIIPYLSVEFNEVDELNQTERGTDGFGSTDACR, via the coding sequence ATGATTATTAATATTAAAAAATTGACCGATACAGCGACTATACCAACAAGGGGCAGTTCCTATGCGGCGGGATATGATTTATATGCTGATTTACAAGAATCTGTAGAATTAAATGCTCATGAAACAAAAGTCATTCCGACCGGTATTGCAGTTGAAATACCAGCTGGCTATTTTGGCGGGGTATTTGCCAGAAGCGGTTTGTCTTTAAAAGAAATGCTTAGGCCAGGAAATTGTACAGGAGTAATTGATGAGGATTATACAGGAGAAATTGGCTGTATCATGCATAATGACAGCGAGGAAAAACGCATCATTACACCACAGGAAAGAATTGCACAATTGGTTATTATTCCATATCTGTCAGTTGAATTTAATGAAGTAGACGAACTCAATCAGACAGAACGAGGCACAGATGGATTTGGTTCGACCGATGCTTGCCGATAG
- a CDS encoding cobalt-precorrin 5A hydrolase has translation MRIALISFTLKGGNTCKSIADKLSLRGEMCLAYGMKDTASDIGLIPMEKSLSKWTKEAFDNNDAIVFIGATGIAVRAVAPYLKSKDQDPAIVAVDERGQYVISLLSGHLGGANKLASRIAEDIDGIPVITTATDINKRFAVDVWAKSQNLSIVNLKAAKQISADILKGKTVYLYYGGRIEGEVPEGIQPVDAVTLKEKIHEGNACIIITEKVLNSLKGGDKTVLQLVPKNISVGMGCKKDISYKSVLELFEKAVSEAHIRTEAIQGIASIDLKKSEKALLKLGEKFDIPFRTFTGEELMNIEGDFTPSAFVRSITGLENVCERAAVASNEGSTLFLRKQSLNGVTIAMAKSDTALSFAEKDE, from the coding sequence ATGAGGATTGCATTGATTTCTTTTACGTTAAAGGGCGGCAATACCTGTAAATCTATAGCGGATAAGCTGTCTCTCCGGGGAGAGATGTGTCTGGCGTATGGAATGAAAGATACCGCTTCGGATATTGGCTTGATTCCCATGGAAAAAAGCCTTAGCAAGTGGACAAAAGAAGCGTTTGACAACAATGACGCGATTGTCTTTATAGGGGCTACGGGAATAGCTGTCCGAGCCGTCGCACCGTATCTGAAAAGCAAGGATCAGGATCCTGCCATTGTAGCCGTTGATGAAAGGGGACAGTATGTCATATCTCTTTTATCCGGACATCTTGGAGGAGCCAATAAATTGGCTTCCCGTATAGCAGAGGACATAGATGGTATACCGGTCATAACCACGGCAACCGACATCAACAAACGGTTTGCGGTGGACGTGTGGGCAAAGAGCCAGAATCTGAGTATTGTCAACTTAAAAGCGGCAAAACAGATTTCCGCAGACATTTTAAAGGGAAAAACCGTTTATTTATATTATGGCGGCCGGATAGAAGGAGAAGTTCCTGAAGGAATTCAGCCGGTGGATGCAGTGACCTTAAAAGAGAAAATTCACGAAGGAAACGCCTGCATTATCATCACAGAGAAGGTCTTAAATTCTTTGAAGGGCGGGGATAAGACCGTACTCCAGTTGGTACCTAAAAACATTTCTGTGGGAATGGGCTGTAAAAAGGATATTTCATATAAATCGGTTCTTGAACTGTTTGAAAAAGCAGTTTCAGAAGCACATATAAGAACCGAAGCGATTCAGGGTATCGCCTCGATCGATTTGAAAAAATCAGAAAAGGCGTTGCTTAAGCTTGGAGAAAAATTTGACATTCCGTTTAGAACCTTTACAGGGGAGGAATTGATGAATATAGAGGGAGATTTTACGCCCTCCGCTTTTGTAAGGAGCATCACAGGACTGGAAAATGTTTGCGAGAGGGCGGCTGTCGCTTCAAATGAAGGCAGTACTCTATTTTTAAGAAAACAATCGCTGAATGGTGTAACCATCGCCATGGCGAAGAGTGATACAGCATTAAGCTTTGCGGAGAAGGATGAATGA